A region of Ictidomys tridecemlineatus isolate mIctTri1 chromosome 4, mIctTri1.hap1, whole genome shotgun sequence DNA encodes the following proteins:
- the Apip gene encoding methylthioribulose-1-phosphate dehydratase isoform X2 → MSGCYGPKGDCCSRQSVAQDKEHPRYLIPELCKQFYHLGWVTGTGGGISLKHGNEIYIAPSGVQKERIQPEDMFVCDINERDISGPPASKKLKKSQCTPLFMNAYTMRGAGAVIHTHSKAAVMATLLFPGREFKITHQEMIKGIRKCTSGGYFRYDDMLVVPIIENTPEEKDLKERMARAMNEYPDSCAVLVRRHGVYVWGDTWEKAKTMCECYDYLFDIAVSMKKVGLDPTQLPVGENGIV, encoded by the exons gacaAAGAACATCCAAGATACCTGATTCCAGAACTTTGCAAACAGTTTTACCATTTGGGTTGGGTCACTGGGACTGGAGGAGGAATTAGCTTGAAGCATGG CAATGAAATCTACATTGCTCCTTCAGGAGTGCAAAAGGAACGAATTCAG CCAGAAGATATGTTTGTCTGTGATATAAATGAGCGGGATATAAGTGGACCTCCAGCATCTAAGAAGCTAAAAAAAAGCCAGTGCACTCCCCTTTTCATGAATGCATACACAATGAGAG GAGCAGGCGCAGTGATTCATACCCACTCTAAAGCTGCTGTCATGGCTACTCTCCTCTTTCCAGGACGAGAATTTAAAATTACACATCAAGAGATGATCAAAGGAATAAGGAAATGTACTTCAGGAGGCTATTTTAG ATATGATGATATGTTAGTGGTACCTATTATTGAGAACACACCTGAAGAAAAAGACCTCAAAGAACGAATGGCCCGTGCAATGAATGAGTACCCCGACTCCTGTGCAGTCCTGGTCAGGCGCCATGGAGTGTACGTGTGGGGAGACACATGGGAGAAGGCTAAAACCAT gTGTGAATGTTATGACTATTTATTTGATATTGCTGTATCAATGAAGAAAGTAGGACTTGATCCCACCCAGCTCCCAGTTGGAGAAAATGGAATTGTATAA
- the Apip gene encoding methylthioribulose-1-phosphate dehydratase isoform X1 — protein MFVCDINERDISGPPASKKLKKSQCTPLFMNAYTMRGAGAVIHTHSKAAVMATLLFPGREFKITHQEMIKGIRKCTSGGYFRYDDMLVVPIIENTPEEKDLKERMARAMNEYPDSCAVLVRRHGVYVWGDTWEKAKTMCECYDYLFDIAVSMKKVGLDPTQLPVGENGIV, from the exons ATGTTTGTCTGTGATATAAATGAGCGGGATATAAGTGGACCTCCAGCATCTAAGAAGCTAAAAAAAAGCCAGTGCACTCCCCTTTTCATGAATGCATACACAATGAGAG GAGCAGGCGCAGTGATTCATACCCACTCTAAAGCTGCTGTCATGGCTACTCTCCTCTTTCCAGGACGAGAATTTAAAATTACACATCAAGAGATGATCAAAGGAATAAGGAAATGTACTTCAGGAGGCTATTTTAG ATATGATGATATGTTAGTGGTACCTATTATTGAGAACACACCTGAAGAAAAAGACCTCAAAGAACGAATGGCCCGTGCAATGAATGAGTACCCCGACTCCTGTGCAGTCCTGGTCAGGCGCCATGGAGTGTACGTGTGGGGAGACACATGGGAGAAGGCTAAAACCAT gTGTGAATGTTATGACTATTTATTTGATATTGCTGTATCAATGAAGAAAGTAGGACTTGATCCCACCCAGCTCCCAGTTGGAGAAAATGGAATTGTATAA